The nucleotide window TGATATACAATTTTTCGGACGTACTGGACAATAGAAATCACGTCTTTAGCTGTAGCATTTCCCAAATTTACTATAAAATTGGCATGTTTTTCCGAAATTTGAGCACCACCTACTTGATAACCTTTTAAACCTGCTTCTTCAATTAACTTTCCTGGAGGTGCAAAAGTGTCATTTACAACCGGATTACTTAAAAAAACAGATCCACAATTGGGATAATTAAGTGGAAACTTGTTTTTACGATTATCCAGTATGTTTCTCATTTCGAACTTTATGTTTTCTTCTTCCCTAGTTTCACATTCTAGCTCAATTTTACAAATTATATAATTTGAATCCTGAAACACTGATTTTCTATAAGAAAAGTCACATTCACTTTTGGAGAAAGATATTAAATTATAATTTTTGTCAATAACCCATATTTTTTTGACAATATCTCCTATGCATTTTCCACCGCTCCCTCCATTCATGAAAACAAGTCCACCAAGGGTGCCTGGTATTCCAATGGCGTGTTCAAGACCTGATAAACCATTATCGGACAATATTTTTGCAAATTTTGGAGTCCAGATACCTGCCTCCGCGCAAGCTCTTTTACCCTTAATAGTATATTTAGAAAAGTTTTTACCCATTTTTATTATAATTCCACGAAAACCTTCATCAGAAAAAAGTAAATTTGTTCCATTCCCTATAACCACTGTAGGAATTTTCATTAAGTCAGCATATTGTAATGTTTCGAGTATCTGTTCGACAGTATATGGTTCAACTAGAACATCTACAGGACCACCTATACGCCAGCTACTGTGTTTTGAAAGAGGTTCTTTTAAATAAATATCTCCTACATTTTTATTGATAAAACTGCTTACTTTATCCATATCTCACATTTCCCCCCAGTGAAATTAATTTTTCCATAAAATTGTCATAGCCTCTTTCAATCTGCCAGGCATCTGAGATCCGAGTTTCACCGTTTGCCACTAATCCGGCTAACGCTAATGCGATACCAGCTCGGAGATCAAGAGCTCTTACTTGAGCACCATTAAGTTGATTTCCACCGATGATTTCCAGTATGTTACCGTTGATATTATATTTCAAACCCATTTTAGCCAGTTCACTTGCATACCCATATCTACCAGGGAAACGTAAGTCAACAATTTTTGAACTTCCTTTTGCACAAGCACCATAAACTGCAAAAAGAGGCTGAACATCAGATTTGATTTCTGGATATGGACCAGTACTAATCTCCACGGGATAAGGTGTCCCACCTCTTACAATAAGACTATTATCTCCAATATAGTACTTCGCTCCGCTTTGACGAAGATGTATTAGCGTAACTTCAATATCTTTGAAGGGAAAACCAATAATCTCAATATCTCCACCTGTAATCACTGAAGCAATTAGCCATGTGACCGCTTCAATATTATCAGCAATTACAGAATGTCTAGCTCCAAGTAATTTTTTTACTCCAGTAATTTTTATATGCTCCTGGCCAAAAACCTCAATCTTCGCGCCCATCTCATTAAGAAAATGTGCCAAATCAAGAATTTCGGGTTGAATATGAGGATTCCAAACTCTAGTTACACCTTCAGCTAAAGATCCACAGATCATTGCATTTTCAGTTGCTCCTGTTGAACGGATAGGTAAAAAAATGTCAGCTCCTTTTAGCCCGTTTTCTGCTTTAGCACAAAGCATATTATCTTCAATCCAAACTTTTGCTCCCATGTTTCTGAGGAGCATCTCGTGTAGATCAAATTTTCTTTCTCCAAGATTACAACCTCCTGGAAGAGGAACCTTTGCTTCACCTATACGACTTACCAGTGCACCTAATATAAGTAAAGTATTACGAATTGAACGCTTGTTCCAATTAAGAATTTTCAAAGGATCTTTTTCCTCATAAATGGTTATTTTTTCATCCTCTACAATGCATTTTTTTCCAAGAGCTTCCAACATACCGACATGAATTTGAGCATCAAGTAACTTAGAGGGATAATTTGTCAGCTCTATTTTTTCATCTGTTAGCAGTGAAGCTGCAAGAAGCCTTAAAGCACTATTTTTTGCACCACTTACTTTTACTTTCCCTTGAAGCCTGGATGGTCTGACTATATATTCACAGCTTTCTTGATTCATTTTTGTTTCCCTTCATTGGTTTTTCAAACTAAAATTTAACTTTAAGCTTGAATGTACTCAGTAACACTGATTAAAACAATTACACACATAAACCCAAGATTAATCTTTTTTATCAGCTGCTAACGGACTTTGACTCTTTTACAGATCATTGTCATCAAAATCATGAAGTTAACTATTACAAGCCACAGACCAATAAACAATTCCCAAATTTAAACATAATATGTCAATTGATTGGATTATGTTTCTCTAAAAATAGCTCATCAACTTAGTCCATGAACCATTCTGCTACTGTCTTGAGTTCATCCTTAAAATTACCAATAGGACTATACCCGAATTCTGTAGCTTTTGATATATCTGCTAACGAATGCTTAATATCTCCTGGTCTTAAGTTTGTGTGTTTTGCTTTGATATCTTTCCCAATAATTTCATTAATGTAATCGGCTAATTGATTAATTGTAATTCTTCTACCGCACGCGATATTGAAAACTCCGGTTTTCTCAGACTCGCAGGAAAGAATATTTGCGTCAACAACGTTTTTGACAAAAGTAAAATCCCTGCTTTGTTCTCCATCGCCATATATCACAGGGCTTTCATCATTCAAAATTGCAGTTATAAATTTTGGAATCACGGCAGCGTACTGAGAATTCGGATCCTGCCTTGGACCAAAAACGTTGAAGTATCTTAAGCTGACTGTCGGAAGGTTATAAAGATCCTGAAAAACCTTACAGTACATTTCTCCGGTTGCTTTTGTAATTGCATATGGAGACATCGGGTTTATGGGCATATCTTCTCTTTTTGGGAGAGTTGGCGTATCGCCGTACACTGAAGAGGAAGATGAAAATACTACTTTTTTAACTCCAGCATCTCTTGCAGCTATAAGAACATTCAACGTTCCTGTGACATTAGAGTTATTTGAGTTAAAAGGATCTTTCACACTTCTTGGAACACTGGGAATTGCTGCAAGGTGGAAGACATAATCCTTGTCTTTGAAAATTTCTGTCAAGTTAAGGTCTACTATACTGTCTTTTATTACAGTTAGATTTTTGTGATTCAGTAGATGCCTTATATTCTCAATCTTACCTGTAGATTCATTATCAATAATTGTTACTTCATTATCCTCAAGTAGCCTCTCAGCAAGATGGGAACCTATGAAACCCATACCACCTGTGACCACTACATTTTTAGTTTTCAAATAATCCCTCTGTGAAACAATAATTGTAAAGTTAGGAATTCTGTTGCAATTTTCTTTTCTGAACTTCTTTTTTAATTTGCTGAATATGGCCTCTTCCAAGGGCTTTAACTTCACAGCCAAGTTCAAAATATTTTCTGATGTTTTCATCCGATAATATTCCAAAACAGTCAATAACTGCAATAGGCCCGCCTGCCATCTTTACGATAGTTTCCGGCTCAAAGTTGAGATACTCCTTATGCGGAACTGCAAGGATCAGGGCTTCTATATCGTTAATTGCCGTTGAAAAATCACTTTCGATTTTTAACTCTGCCAGACCGTCCTGGTTTCTAAAGAAACGTTTCCAGGACTGGCCAGACGCCGGATATGTATCCTGATTTTCCATCTCGTACCAGTGATCAACGTACGGATCATGAACACGCATTTCAGCGCCCATTTCAGTCAGTTTCCTGACTACAATTTCACTTCCACTGTATCTAGTGTCGCCTACATCCTGCCTGTAACTGGCTCCGCAAACGAGAACATCTGCTCCGGCTATATAGTGGCCCATATTCCGAAGAGCATCTCGCGTAAGTTCGGCTACGTGAAGAGCTCTTGTGTCGTTTACATCAATTGCTGTGGGAGTGATCTTGAATACCTCATCTCCATCTTCAAAGCCCAGAATATGCTTATAAGACCAGTAACCCAGACCACCGTCTTTTGGAAGGCAATAACCTCCAATCCCTGGTCCCGGGAAGATTATATTACTGTGAGTCGGACGCATTTTGATTGCATTAATAACTTTTATGAGATCGATACCGTTTCTTTCCGAAAAAAGACTCCATTCATTAAGGAAAGCGAGTATCGTTGCACGGTAGGAATTCTCAACAATTTTTGCAGTTTCAGACTCAATAGGCCTATCCATTATAGTCAGAGGGTAATCTTTAGTGTTTATTACCTCAGAAAGGAATTTTTCGACCTTTACTCTTGCTTCGTCAGTACAACCTGCACAGACTCTCCAGAAATCGCGTACACTTGCCACATAATCTCTTCCAGGCATAACACGTTCAAAACTATGTGCAAGTAAAGGAGTTGAATTAATTCCACGCTTCTGGAAGGCTTTTTTCAGGAGAGGAAGAGCAACAAACTCGGTCGTCCCTGGAGCAACAGTAGTTTCTATTAGCACAAGGCAATCGGGGCAGATATTTTCTCCGATTATTTTCATGGAAGCTTCAAGTGCTGCCATATCAGCTTCACCGGTTCTGACATTTCCAAGTTCGCACTTTACATAATCGCACTGGATATCTACCACAACAACATCAGCAAGTTTCAGGCATTCGTTTGTGTAAGTAGCTACAAGTGTTTTTGTTTCAAGAACACAGCGTTTTATAATCTCATCTACTTCTTTATCTTCGGATTTCACAGGAGACTGTCCTCTGTTGAGCAGAGGTATTTTCCAGTAACTACGAGTACTTGGTCTTTGACAACCGATTACAAATTTACTATAATTACCGTTTTCGTCTTTCGTATCTGCAATAATCGCAGCCATTACAGCTCCAACAAACCCGACACCCATCACAACAACAATCTCTTTTCCTTCTTCACGGGCTTTGTCCACAAGATCTTTAATTCTTTTAAATTCTTCTGCATATTCATCAGATTCAGGTAAAGGAAATTCTTCTCCTTCAGGACTAACCGAGAAATTTATGCTATTAGGAGTAAGTTCAATGGACTTATTTTTTTCACCCTGAAGGCTTTCCTGAGAAGAAAAACAATTTTTTATTTGGGAAGACATCACTAATCTCTCCTAAAACTTTCAATCTAACTGATTATTTTCTAGTAAATACCATATTTGATATTGTTTTATGCCGAGAATAATTAAAAGCCCATAATTTTACTTTATCTACACCAGAAAATCTTATTATTTCAACTAATTTTTATCGAAGAACACACTATAGTTATTTAATTTATTTAATTAACATTTATACCTTATTCTTTGAGTATTTAGGATTCTTTTAGCTTATTTAGATTCTGCTTTGCTTTTATAGTAATTATTTTTATTAACTCTTTTGCAATATAAATTTTAAATAAATCACGTTATACATAAAAAATCTTTCCTAAATTATACTAATATTATTGTTTTAAAGGCTCAGTAAGAATTATTAATATTGAGATGCCCAGCTTTGAACTTGAATCTTCTAACAAACTTGTTATGTTTGGGAAATTTTTATAATTATGGAAGACTTGGAATCTATTATATTGACCAGAAACCTTTCTTGAAAATTACTTGCCCACGGGGAGACTGAAAAACAAAAAAATAATACAGAAGTTATACTTTGTCCAAAGAAGGTACAATTGGCAAATATTCACTTTACTATATAAAGTATATAGAAAAAGACTCTTTAAATAGAGATCTATTAAAAACATCTCAATAAAAATCAGAGTGTTATCAAACTATATTACCGGAGAGTAAAGACAAAAGCAGATTTCATATTTTAAAAATCTATTCTAATTTCATAACGACTCATACAATTGTACTGGAAAATTCGATTCTTACAGGAAACTTAATGAAATAAATAATCGCTAGACATAAATAAAACTATTAATAAAATTAGTTTATGATCTTTCAGTTATATTCAGAAATAAAAGACAAAATTACTTTAATTGATGGTATTAGTATTATTTTTATTGTGCTCTTTCACGAGTTAGGTGGGATAAATCGGTCAGATTCTATATTTTTGATAAGATATCTCGCCACATTTGGTTTAGTTTTGTTTACATTCTCATCTGGACTTAAGATGGGAATAAATCATTCTGCAGAAATCAACGACAAATCATTTATAAGTAAGTATTTTGTGAAGAGATTCACGCGACTATATAAAGCATACATTGGGTATACACTGCTGGCTTTTGTTCCTCTATATTGCATTAGTTATATATCAATCAATTATCTTAACCTAAACTTTGAAAATATTATAAATTTTTGGAATAATTTAAATATAGACGGTTTACTTAAAACTCTAATTGGTCATAATATTGTTTCTTATCAATTGGGGTATCTAATTGTATTAATTTTAATAACAACTGTTTGTTTTGCAATTATATATTACTTTCAGATTAATACTTTATTTTATTTCATAATACCATTACTGGCATTTGATGTTATTTATAAGGACACTTTAAAACAGTACCCTAGTATTTTGTTTAATGTCATGATGTATATGCCAGCTTATATTTTTGGGATAGCTTATGGCTACAAACAATTAGAACAAAATAAACTGTCAGTTTCGTATATCTGTTCAATAACTTTTGTTGCAATATTTGTTATTTCCATAGTTTACCCACAATCGTTTGCACATAAATATGCTATCTTATTATATGGAATAACATTTCCACCATTTATGATGTTATTTTCTAGAATACTACTAAATTTCAAATATTTAAAAGAATTATTACTACTATGTGGGAAGTATTCATTCCAAATTTATTTATTTCATTGGCCAATAATTTTACCTTTGATAAGCAAATTAACTATTAATATTTTCAAAATTAATAATTTTTTCACTCCATATGGTGTAACAGTCCTTGCAATAATTATCTGTGTTTACGTATACAAAGTAAGTAAAAAATTAAAGTTAAATCAGATATTTGAGTAATATAATCTACTTTCGCCAGGCTGGTATTAAGAGTTAAAACATTTTCTCTGATGTCGTTTTAGATAATAACTAATAATTTATGAAATTTTAAGATATTTTACTTGTGGCTTGACTTTCACGAGATATATAAGCACCAAGTTATTTTTTTCATTTTTCTATTTCCGTGGTTATTGACTAGAAAAGAATTCCTCTTTTGTGAGCACCAGATGCAATAGTTATGATAAGAAAAGTTCTCATCAAAACCATAAAAGTAAGTAACACAGAACCTGAATCTTGATTAGAGAGTTTATATATTGCAGACAGCACATTTATACTGAAGATGATGTCAAAGAGACAGGAATCAACGCTTTTTTAATATCAAAAGTTTCTGCAACC belongs to Methanosarcina barkeri 3 and includes:
- the murB gene encoding UDP-N-acetylmuramate dehydrogenase; this encodes MDKVSSFINKNVGDIYLKEPLSKHSSWRIGGPVDVLVEPYTVEQILETLQYADLMKIPTVVIGNGTNLLFSDEGFRGIIIKMGKNFSKYTIKGKRACAEAGIWTPKFAKILSDNGLSGLEHAIGIPGTLGGLVFMNGGSGGKCIGDIVKKIWVIDKNYNLISFSKSECDFSYRKSVFQDSNYIICKIELECETREEENIKFEMRNILDNRKNKFPLNYPNCGSVFLSNPVVNDTFAPPGKLIEEAGLKGYQVGGAQISEKHANFIVNLGNATAKDVISIVQYVRKIVYQRYGLYLESEIKYVGEMGDLKSLHEVGIIE
- a CDS encoding SDR family oxidoreductase; amino-acid sequence: MKTSENILNLAVKLKPLEEAIFSKLKKKFRKENCNRIPNFTIIVSQRDYLKTKNVVVTGGMGFIGSHLAERLLEDNEVTIIDNESTGKIENIRHLLNHKNLTVIKDSIVDLNLTEIFKDKDYVFHLAAIPSVPRSVKDPFNSNNSNVTGTLNVLIAARDAGVKKVVFSSSSSVYGDTPTLPKREDMPINPMSPYAITKATGEMYCKVFQDLYNLPTVSLRYFNVFGPRQDPNSQYAAVIPKFITAILNDESPVIYGDGEQSRDFTFVKNVVDANILSCESEKTGVFNIACGRRITINQLADYINEIIGKDIKAKHTNLRPGDIKHSLADISKATEFGYSPIGNFKDELKTVAEWFMD
- a CDS encoding UDP-N-acetylglucosamine 1-carboxyvinyltransferase, producing MNQESCEYIVRPSRLQGKVKVSGAKNSALRLLAASLLTDEKIELTNYPSKLLDAQIHVGMLEALGKKCIVEDEKITIYEEKDPLKILNWNKRSIRNTLLILGALVSRIGEAKVPLPGGCNLGERKFDLHEMLLRNMGAKVWIEDNMLCAKAENGLKGADIFLPIRSTGATENAMICGSLAEGVTRVWNPHIQPEILDLAHFLNEMGAKIEVFGQEHIKITGVKKLLGARHSVIADNIEAVTWLIASVITGGDIEIIGFPFKDIEVTLIHLRQSGAKYYIGDNSLIVRGGTPYPVEISTGPYPEIKSDVQPLFAVYGACAKGSSKIVDLRFPGRYGYASELAKMGLKYNINGNILEIIGGNQLNGAQVRALDLRAGIALALAGLVANGETRISDAWQIERGYDNFMEKLISLGGNVRYG
- a CDS encoding nucleotide sugar dehydrogenase; protein product: MSSQIKNCFSSQESLQGEKNKSIELTPNSINFSVSPEGEEFPLPESDEYAEEFKRIKDLVDKAREEGKEIVVVMGVGFVGAVMAAIIADTKDENGNYSKFVIGCQRPSTRSYWKIPLLNRGQSPVKSEDKEVDEIIKRCVLETKTLVATYTNECLKLADVVVVDIQCDYVKCELGNVRTGEADMAALEASMKIIGENICPDCLVLIETTVAPGTTEFVALPLLKKAFQKRGINSTPLLAHSFERVMPGRDYVASVRDFWRVCAGCTDEARVKVEKFLSEVINTKDYPLTIMDRPIESETAKIVENSYRATILAFLNEWSLFSERNGIDLIKVINAIKMRPTHSNIIFPGPGIGGYCLPKDGGLGYWSYKHILGFEDGDEVFKITPTAIDVNDTRALHVAELTRDALRNMGHYIAGADVLVCGASYRQDVGDTRYSGSEIVVRKLTEMGAEMRVHDPYVDHWYEMENQDTYPASGQSWKRFFRNQDGLAELKIESDFSTAINDIEALILAVPHKEYLNFEPETIVKMAGGPIAVIDCFGILSDENIRKYFELGCEVKALGRGHIQQIKKEVQKRKLQQNS
- a CDS encoding acyltransferase, with the protein product MIFQLYSEIKDKITLIDGISIIFIVLFHELGGINRSDSIFLIRYLATFGLVLFTFSSGLKMGINHSAEINDKSFISKYFVKRFTRLYKAYIGYTLLAFVPLYCISYISINYLNLNFENIINFWNNLNIDGLLKTLIGHNIVSYQLGYLIVLILITTVCFAIIYYFQINTLFYFIIPLLAFDVIYKDTLKQYPSILFNVMMYMPAYIFGIAYGYKQLEQNKLSVSYICSITFVAIFVISIVYPQSFAHKYAILLYGITFPPFMMLFSRILLNFKYLKELLLLCGKYSFQIYLFHWPIILPLISKLTINIFKINNFFTPYGVTVLAIIICVYVYKVSKKLKLNQIFE